A genome region from Bacillaceae bacterium IKA-2 includes the following:
- a CDS encoding heme A synthase, producing the protein MNKKLKIFSILTTIGMMIVLLQGALVTKTESGEGCGDSWPLCHGQVIPESINTVETMIEYSHRIVSSLLGIMVITLAIWMWRTLPHKRETKFLAIISILFIIFQGLLGAAAVMWGQSSAVLALHFGFSLVSFASVLLLTLLIFEEDQTHKATSSQITKKFKLFIYFLFTYLYIVVYTGALVRHTGSSLACVGWPLCNGQLIPSLTTTTIAVQFGHRFLAGLLFLIILATAIHVYRHYKDQKTLRYTVFISLILVTAQVLSGAYVIFTQLSLLSAMLHALLITCLFGAISYLVMLATRTK; encoded by the coding sequence TTGAATAAAAAACTTAAAATATTTTCCATCCTAACCACAATTGGGATGATGATCGTTCTCCTCCAGGGAGCTTTAGTTACAAAAACTGAGTCAGGGGAGGGTTGTGGAGACTCTTGGCCATTATGTCATGGTCAAGTTATTCCAGAGTCAATTAACACAGTTGAAACAATGATTGAATATAGTCATCGTATCGTATCAAGCCTGCTCGGGATCATGGTTATCACTTTAGCTATTTGGATGTGGAGAACATTACCACACAAAAGAGAAACTAAATTTTTAGCAATTATATCAATATTATTTATTATTTTCCAAGGACTACTAGGTGCTGCAGCGGTAATGTGGGGACAGTCATCGGCAGTTTTGGCCTTACATTTTGGTTTCTCGTTAGTTTCCTTTGCAAGTGTGCTACTTTTAACACTCCTCATATTTGAGGAAGATCAAACGCATAAAGCGACATCATCGCAGATAACAAAAAAATTCAAACTATTTATCTATTTTTTATTCACTTATTTGTATATAGTCGTTTATACTGGTGCATTAGTAAGGCATACAGGTTCAAGCCTAGCTTGTGTTGGCTGGCCCTTGTGTAATGGCCAACTAATCCCTTCGTTAACTACTACGACTATTGCCGTACAGTTTGGACATCGTTTTCTAGCAGGACTATTATTTCTGATTATTCTAGCGACAGCCATTCATGTTTACCGACATTATAAAGATCAAAAGACGCTTCGCTATACAGTTTTCATATCGCTTATTTTGGTTACTGCTCAAGTATTAAGTGGTGCATACGTTATCTTTACTCAGCTGAGTTTACTTTCAGCAATGCTTCACGCTTTACTAATTACCTGTTTATTTGGAGCAATTAGCTATCTGGTTATGCTTGCAACTAGAACAAAATAA